One genomic segment of Panicum virgatum strain AP13 chromosome 2N, P.virgatum_v5, whole genome shotgun sequence includes these proteins:
- the LOC120662410 gene encoding extensin-like, translated as MESRSNYSPDYVGLSKATISPASSKRARRLPVARLRRRRRRRFPTPGHHARAARRPDPRAPPASHRTPAPRQRQDAARHAGVAPHCSSRTPRGTPAPPPAVGGALLLPDAVRAPPAGIWTLTPHAAARTPRPPGCRHHAPPPTAAWRLGRLRRTTTPPFLPQPPCHSTTPSSSTTCSTAAGHGPMAKRERAARWSPPSSATADRPHPGAPPTQSDHEPASQAVLLTTAHLHTPGPVDRPHWPPAVPAPCTAIPTQPDQKPASFQVSLATGKQRAMQTGKIGVGPCVGEWACATIGEGFVTCRCKESRC; from the exons ATGGAAA GCCGATCAAATTACTCCCCTGATTACGTTGGACTTTCCAAAGCAACGATTAGCCCTGCCTCGTCAAAACGCGCCAGGCGCCTCCCCGTGGctcggctccgccgccgccgccgccgccgcttcccaaCTCCAGGACACCACGCCAGGGCGGCCAGGCGCCCGgacccccgcgcgccgcccgcgagCCACCGGACGCCGGCGCCACGCCAACGCCAGGACGCCGCGCGGCACGCCGGCGTCGCCCCGCACTGCTCCTCCCGGACGCCGCGCGGCACGCCCGCGCCCCCACCTGCCGTTGGCGGCGCACTCCTCCTCCCGGACGCGGTCCGTGCGCCACCTGCCGGCATCTGGACGCtgacgccgcacgccgcggctcGCACGCCCCGGCCGCCCGGATGCCGCCACCACGCGCCCCCGCCAACGGCGGCATGGCGCCTCGGACGCCTGCGCCGCACAACGACCCCTCCGTTCCTGCCACAGCCACCATGCCACTCGACGACACCAAGCAGCTCGACGACCTGCTCGACTGCAGCCGGGCACGGCCCTATGGCCAAGCGGGAGAGGGCCGCTCGGTGGTCTCCTCCAAGTTCGGCCACCGCAGATCGCCCCCACCCCGGCGCGCCCCCGACGCAATCAGATCATGAACCGGCCTCCCAAGCCGTCCTCCTCACCACGGCTCACCTCCACACCCCCGGCCCCGTGGATCGCCCCCACTGGCCACCAGCAGTGCCGGCCCCGTGCACTGCCATCCCGACCCAACCAGATCAGAAGCCGGCGTCGTTCCAGGTGAGCTTGGCAACTGGCAAGCAACGCGCGATGCAAACCGGGAAGATTGGCGTTGGTCCCTGTGTGGGAGAATGGGCTTGCGCCACCATCGGTGAAGGTTTCGTCACATG CAGGTGTAAGGAATCAAGATGCTAG
- the LOC120659799 gene encoding wall-associated receptor kinase 4-like, translating into MNSSRPGSCRLPELLVLLPLSVLGAMSSLLALAAADEQQPWPITLHPNCTDKCGNISIPYPFGVGRGCFLDGFQVTCNYSFNPPRLFLEGSFQSMGNGSFDSSGSLENYTLPEESLPVELMDISLDRAEVRAYGLVRSGCLTPDGNSTFRRFQTTRLQEPFMLAAGRNALMGVGWGVKVDLSSDSRAVMRTDSSKYLTCQSDVDSHFDLVKDKECSDFGCCQNVLKEGNHAVFGVHFSFDQVSSCVGCPCSYGMLVESSFYTFSTKDIFDYDVLPKKYPRGVPFVIDFAIRNGSCPVAGGPPPPPDYACRSSNHVCANATSGGYLCKCSENYQGNPYIPNGCKDIDECALREKYPDKQKDYPCSSDGICVNKPGGYDCHCKHGMRGDGKAGTCTEQFPLRAKIAVGGVGALLATSICVFLVLLRREKRRMKEYFDKNGGPILKEVSNIKIFKKEQLKPILKSCNIVGKGAFGEVYKGLLDDKQVAVKKPAVNVDTAQKGQFANEVIIQSRIIHKNIVRLIGCCLEVDVPILVYEFISKGSLDDILHGHKKEALNLDQRLCIAAESAEGLAYMHSKTTNTILHGDVKPANILLNDEFVPKISDFGISRLIAIDKEHTDDVIGDMSYMDPVYKEKGLLTKKSDVYSFGVVLLELISRKKATYADDHNSLVMSFLDARKIQSRTTELFDEDITRTARDIEILECLAGIAVDCLQYDVDQRPEMTDVAERLLMLRRSHDK; encoded by the exons ATGAACAGCTCACGTCCTGGCAGCTGCCGGCTACCGGAGCTGCTAGTGCTCCTGCCACTAAGCGTCCTTGGTGCCATGTCGTCGTTACTGGCACTGGCAGCTGCAGACGAGCAACAACCTTGGCCTATCACACTACATCCAAACTGCACCGACAAGTGCGGGAACATTAGCATCCCCTACCCTTTTGGCGTCGGACGTGGCTGCTTCCTTGATGGCTTCCAAGTCACTTGTAACTACTCCTTCAATCCCCCCCGCCTCTTCCTTGAAGGATCATTCCAATCAATGGGCAACGGCAGTTTTGATTCTTCAGGCTCTTTAGAAAACTATACTTTACCTGAGGAGTCCCTGCCTGTTGAGCTCATGGACATATCACTTGATCGAGCCGAGGTTCGCGCATATGGCTTGGTCAGATCAGGCTGCCTCACACCAGATGGTAATTCCACCTTCCGAAGGTTTCAAACTACACGACTGCAGGAGCCGTTCATGCTCGCCGCAGGGCGAAATGCCCTCATGGGTGTTGGCTGGGGAGTCAAAGTAGACTTGAGTTCTGATTCACGTGCTGTTATGCGGACGGATTCATCGAAATACCTGACATGTCAGTCAGATGTCGACTCACACTTCGATTTGGTCAAAGACAAGGAATGCTCGGACTTTGGGTGCTGCCAAAACGTACTGAAGGAGGGCAACCATGCAGTTTTTGGAGTCCACTTCTCATTTGACCAAGTGAGTTCCTGTGTCGGCTGCCCATGCTCCTATGGCATGCTGGTGGAGAGTTCATTTTACACCTTCTCCACGAAAGACATATTTGACTACGATGTTTTGCCCAAGAAATACCCCCGGGGCGTCCCATTCGTCATCGACTTCGCCATCCGGAATGGGTCGTGCCCCGTTGCAGgagggccgccaccgccacctgacTACGCCTGCCGCAGCAGCAACCACGTCTGTGCCAACGCAACCAGCGGAGGCTATCTCTGCAAGTGCTCCGAGAACTACCAGGGCAATCCTTACATCCCCAATGGATGCAAAG ACATCGATGAGTGTGCGCTCCGAGAAAAGTATCCCGATAAGCAAAAGGATTATCCTTGCTCCAGTGATGGAATCTGCGTCAACAAGCCTGGAGGTTATGATTGTCATTGTAAACACGGAATGAGAGGCGACGGCAAAGCTGGAACTTGCACGGAGCAATTTCCTCTACGAGCAAAGATTGCTGTGG GTGGTGTCGGTGCTCTTTTAGCTACATCAATCTGTGTGTTCCTCGTACTTCTGCGCAGAGAGAAAAGAAGGATGAAAGAATATTTTGACAAGAATGGCGGCCCTATTCTAAAAGAAGTAAGCAATATAAAGATATTCAAAAAAGAGCAGCTCAAGCCAATTTTGAAGAGCTGCAATATTGTTGGAAAAGGTGCCTTCGGTGAAGTTTATAAGGGGTTACTTGATGACAAACAAGTTGCAGTTAAGAAACCTGCAGTTAATGTTGATACAGCACAAAAGGGACAGTTTGCAAATGAGGTCATCATCCAGTCACGCATCATCCACAAAAACATTGTCAGGCTGATTGGTTGCTGCTTAGAAGTTGATGTGCCTATTTTAGTTTATGAGTTCATCTCCAAAGGTAGCCTGGACGACATTCTTCATGGCCACAAAAAGGAAGCTTTGAATCTGGATCAACGTCTATGTATTGCTGCAGAATCAGCTGAGGGCCTAGCCTATATGCATTCAAAAACCACTAATACAATTCTGCATGGAGATGTTAAACCAGCTAACATACTCCTGAATGACGAGTTTGTACCAAAGATTTCTGACTTTGGGATATCAAGGCTGATAGCTATAGATAAAGAACACACAGATGATGTCATTGGTGACATGAGTTATATGGATCCAGTTTACAAAGAAAAAGGCTTATTGACTAAGAAAAGTGATGTCTACAGTTTTGGAGTAGTGCTTTTGGAACTCATTAGCAGGAAGAAAGCAACATATGCTGATGACCACAACAGCTTAGTTATGAGCTTTCTTGATGCTCGCAAAATACAGAGCAGAACAACTGAGCTGTTCGACGAGGACATTACTAGAACAGCAAGAGACATAGAGATTCTTGAGTGCCTTGCAGGGATTGCTGTCGATTGTCTGCAATATGATGTGGATCAGAGACCTGAGATGACAGATGTAGCAGAACGTCTTCTCATGTTGAGGAGATCTCATGACAAGTAG